One genomic segment of Erysipelotrichaceae bacterium 66202529 includes these proteins:
- a CDS encoding ABC transporter permease subunit, which yields MKTFKRLTYPYIIWIIAMIVIPMLLIIVYAFTKQGNDVATLQFTLEHFKKFFTDPDFLKTLWLSLRIALMTTILCVLIGYPVAYAISQSSKRNLLILLVTLPMWINMLVRTYAWIGILADNGLINHILTYFGMEPAKLLYTDGAVVLGMVYNFIPFMILQIESSLAKMDRSLLDAANDLGANRFERFRKITFPLSLPGVISGITLVFLPSVSSFVIPKLMGGGGYMMIGNVIENQFITVGEWNFGSAISMIMAVIIMISMYVTRRLDKGDDSVRAKRGGNVQ from the coding sequence ATGAAGACCTTTAAGCGGTTAACGTATCCATATATTATATGGATCATAGCTATGATTGTCATTCCGATGCTTCTGATTATCGTGTATGCCTTCACGAAGCAGGGAAACGATGTAGCTACGCTGCAGTTTACGCTGGAGCATTTTAAAAAATTTTTTACAGACCCTGATTTCTTAAAAACATTGTGGCTGTCCCTGCGGATTGCCCTTATGACGACGATTCTGTGTGTGCTGATTGGCTACCCGGTAGCCTATGCGATCTCCCAGTCCAGCAAGCGCAATTTATTGATTCTGCTTGTAACGCTGCCGATGTGGATCAATATGCTGGTACGTACGTATGCATGGATCGGTATTCTTGCGGATAACGGATTGATCAATCACATCCTGACCTATTTCGGTATGGAGCCTGCAAAGCTGCTGTATACGGATGGTGCGGTGGTGCTTGGAATGGTGTACAATTTCATCCCGTTCATGATTTTGCAAATTGAATCCTCACTTGCTAAGATGGATCGCTCACTGCTGGATGCGGCAAACGATCTTGGCGCAAACCGATTCGAGCGTTTCCGTAAAATCACCTTTCCGTTATCTCTGCCGGGTGTCATATCCGGTATCACCCTGGTGTTTCTGCCCTCTGTTTCCAGCTTCGTCATTCCCAAGCTGATGGGCGGCGGTGGTTACATGATGATCGGAAATGTCATTGAAAACCAGTTTATCACCGTTGGTGAGTGGAATTTCGGAAGTGCGATTTCCATGATTATGGCAGTGATCATCATGATCAGTATGTATGTGACGCGGCGTCTGGATAAGGGAGATGACAGCGTACGTGCAAAACGGGGAGGGAATGTGCAATGA
- the potA gene encoding polyamine ABC transporter ATP-binding protein, protein MEEKKLIQFQNIVKDFDGTLVLKGINLDIYENEFVTLLGPSGCGKTTLLRILGGFLSQSEGNVIFDGEDITNVPPYKRELNTVFQKYALFPHMNVYDNIAFGLKIKKMSKDVIEQKVLKMLKLIGLEGYEKKDVTLLSGGQQQRIAIARALVNEPKVLLLDEPLGALDLKLRKEMQYELKKIQQEVGITFIYVTHDQEEALTMSDKIVVMKDGEIQQVGTPTDIYNEPENRYVANFIGESNIIPGVMLDDYQVMFDDISFDCVDFGFKKNEKVDVVIRPEDLDIVKEEDGKMTGIVKSVLFKGVHYEIMVETVPGTTVTVRMNVTEEHDVASSDAKERISANDFYVDIEDVKELNDAEIIARADAQAWSPQDDEYISINKIEYDIPEEIGTYPVTFSTSSGTSVSIKVFVVQQKYVENPKANEAISAFNFFKTVDELKESAAIDTDLKTWANAQSWKLSDESDVEISSVDYDFDPDNITAGTYQVTFSTQGREFKVHTTDIAEEGAEVGLSFYPEDIHVMSKMGY, encoded by the coding sequence ATGGAAGAGAAAAAGCTGATTCAGTTTCAGAACATTGTGAAGGATTTTGACGGAACACTGGTACTGAAGGGAATCAATCTCGATATTTACGAGAATGAATTTGTGACGCTGCTTGGCCCAAGCGGCTGTGGAAAAACAACACTTCTGCGTATTCTGGGAGGTTTTTTAAGCCAGAGCGAGGGGAATGTGATCTTTGATGGGGAGGATATCACCAATGTACCGCCATATAAAAGAGAGCTGAATACCGTCTTTCAGAAATATGCATTGTTTCCGCATATGAATGTATATGACAATATCGCCTTCGGATTGAAAATCAAGAAGATGAGTAAGGATGTTATTGAGCAGAAGGTATTGAAGATGCTGAAGCTGATCGGTCTGGAGGGCTATGAGAAAAAGGATGTTACGCTGTTATCCGGTGGTCAGCAGCAGCGTATTGCGATTGCCCGTGCGCTTGTCAACGAACCAAAGGTGCTGCTTCTGGATGAACCTTTGGGGGCATTGGATCTGAAGCTGCGCAAGGAGATGCAGTATGAGCTGAAGAAGATTCAGCAGGAGGTAGGCATCACCTTTATCTATGTTACTCACGATCAGGAGGAAGCCCTGACGATGTCGGATAAAATCGTCGTCATGAAGGATGGAGAAATCCAGCAGGTGGGAACACCGACGGATATTTACAATGAGCCGGAGAACCGCTATGTTGCAAATTTCATCGGAGAAAGCAATATTATACCGGGTGTCATGCTGGATGATTATCAGGTGATGTTTGACGATATCAGCTTTGACTGTGTGGATTTCGGCTTCAAGAAAAATGAAAAGGTGGATGTTGTCATTCGTCCGGAGGATCTGGATATTGTGAAGGAAGAGGACGGAAAAATGACAGGCATCGTGAAAAGCGTGCTGTTTAAGGGCGTGCATTATGAGATCATGGTAGAAACGGTTCCCGGAACGACGGTAACTGTCAGGATGAATGTCACAGAGGAGCATGATGTTGCCAGCAGTGATGCGAAGGAGCGTATTTCCGCTAATGACTTCTATGTGGATATCGAGGATGTAAAGGAGCTAAACGATGCGGAAATCATCGCCCGTGCCGATGCGCAGGCCTGGAGTCCGCAGGATGATGAATATATTTCCATTAACAAGATTGAATACGATATACCAGAGGAAATCGGTACGTATCCGGTAACCTTCTCCACCAGCTCTGGAACGAGTGTTTCCATTAAGGTGTTTGTCGTGCAGCAGAAATATGTGGAGAATCCTAAGGCGAACGAAGCAATTTCCGCGTTTAATTTCTTTAAAACGGTGGATGAATTAAAGGAAAGTGCTGCTATTGATACCGATTTGAAAACCTGGGCAAATGCGCAGAGCTGGAAGCTGAGCGATGAAAGTGATGTGGAAATTTCCAGTGTGGATTATGATTTCGATCCGGATAACATTACTGCGGGTACCTATCAGGTAACCTTCTCTACCCAGGGTAGGGAATTCAAGGTTCATACAACGGATATTGCTGAGGAAGGAGCCGAAGTGGGTCTGAGCTTCTATCCGGAGGATATCCATGTCATGAGCAAGATGGGCTACTGA